The Hippea jasoniae genome includes the window AAGTGGTTTCCTCCACCAAGTGTTCCCAAGGAGTATAATGCGTTGTCATATTCTTTAAAGCAGATAAACGATCTGTTTAATTTTGATTTTTGTTTGGGCATCAGATCCTTATTTTGGGCTGTTTTGTGTTTTTCAAATCCAACGGGAATTGTGCCTTTTATTAGTTTTACAATAGCCTGAAGTGATCTTTTATCTATTTCTGTAAGAATTGTTTTTATTGCATGCATGCCGCATCCTATATCAACACCGACTGCATGAGGGATAACAACATCCTCAAAAGCAGCAACGGCACCGATGGGCATGCCAAAACCCTCGTGGACATCGGGCATAATGGCTATGTGGCTAAAGGCAAATGGCAGATTTGAAAGGTTTATAGCCTGTTTCAGAGCCCCCTCTTCGATTTTTTCAGTCCACAGCTTTATGGGAATTCTACCTTTATTTATAACTAACTTTATCATTCAATAACTCCAAAAGCCTGCTAAATACCTCAATGGGAGTTATAAGTTTCATGCAGGCTAAATCACCCCTTCTGCAGGAGTTTGAACCATGAAGACTGCACGGTCTGCAGGATAGCTGTTTTTCAATAACGATAGATCTACCTCTTGGTGCAAAACCAAACTCCTTAACAGTTGGCCCAAATATGGCAATTACAGGGATATTCAATGCAACGCCTAAATGCATCAGTGCAGAGTCGTTTGAGACAAATGCTATTGTTGATGCCATTTTTTTAGCTGTTTCTGATATGGATAATTTTCCTGCAAAGTTTATAATCTTTGAATTATTGTTTTTTACAAACTCGGCTATTGTTTTTTCCTCTTTTGAGCCAAAAAGCCAGACTTCAAAAGAAAGGTTTTTGACTATGAGGTGGGCAAGTGCACGGTAATACTCTTTAGGCCAGATCTTTGTTTGCCATTTTGCCCCCACGCCCATGCCTATGGCGTGTATCTTTTGTTGTTTATTAACTTCAATACGAGGCAGCGCGTTTTCTGAATTTATTCCTAAAAGCCTAAACTGGTCTTCTATGTTATCCTGGGTTTTTCTTTTAAAGATACCTGCTAATGTTTTATTTACCACAAGCAGACGTCTGTAAAATGAATGCTTATCTGCTGTTTTTTTGATTTTTGCTTCAACTAAATGCGAAAGCGTAAGACTTTTTGGGTTTTTTTGTAGATCTAGGATTATATCTACAGCCTTGATCGCTTCAGCTAAATCTTTAATATTTGAATCCTTTAATAAGAAAAGCTTATCGATGTAGCTTTGATCTTTTAAGATCCCTGCAAACTCCTCTTTTGTGGCAAAGTAGAGTTTTAAAGCAGGATAGTGAGATTTTATAAAATAGGCAAGCGCTGTTGACTGTATTATATCGCCTAATGATGAAAATCTAATCAATAACAGTTTCATAACAACTGCAAAGCTGTATCTATAACAACATGAGGTTTAATGTCTCTCATGCACTTAAAATGCTTTTGCTTGCAGCTTACACTACCATGTTTGCCGCAGGGCCTGCAGGGTAGGTTTTCAATCTGGATAATTTTGCTTTTTGAACTTAGAGGATAGAAGCCAAATTCAGGCACAGTAGGTCCGTATATCTCAATCGTAGGTGTGTTAAATGCACTTGCAATATGCACGGGGGCAGAATCGTTGCTAATTAGAAGCTTTGCCCATGCGATCAGATAGAATAGATCCTTTATACGGGTTTTGCCGGTTAGATCAATAATTCTATCATTGTTGTTTTTTACAAAATCTGCAATGGCTATGTCGTTTTGGGTGCCAATTAAGACAACCCAGTAGCCTTTTTTGGTAAGTTCTTCGGCTACCTCTTTGAAGTATTCTTTGGGCCATCTCTTCGTTGGCCATACAGATGATGGGTTGATAACAATAATCTTATCGCTACTGTTTATGCTGTATGCCTCAAATATCCCCTCGATAAAGCGTTTATTTTCAGCCGACCAGTATAATCTGATTTCGTTTATGTATTCTTTGAAGTTAAGTGGCTCAAGTAATTCTAAATTTTTTTCTACCTCATGGACTCCTGCAGGTTTTTTTATTCTGTGTGTATAAACAAAGCTTAGGTCTGCCTCTTTAAATCCAATTCTTGTTGGAATTTTACTAAAAAAGGCTATTGTGGATGTTCTAAAGCTTGTATGGGGAGCTATCAGGTAATCGAATCTGTAACCCCTGATTGTAGATACGAGTTTTTTTAAACCCAAAAAACCGTTATCCTCGCCATGTTTATCATAAGGAATGATTACATCGACTTTGGGATTTAAGCTGAAAACATCAACATTTGACGGTATTACTACAATCCCAATAAAAGCATCCCTGTCGTTGTGTTTAATTGTTTCTATTAAGGGCTCAGTTAGTATCGCATCCCCCAAAAAGGCAGTTTGAATAATCAAATACCGTTTTGACATCCCAAAAATAATACAAAAACACAGCTATATTTTCAAAATGTTTGGTTGTGCTATTTTGGAATGGCTTTGGATAGCAGAATGGCTTTGTCTGTTTTAATTAATACATCATCTTCAATTCTTATACCGCAAGAGTACAATTCTTCTAAATTTTTCTGATTGATAAATTCTTTTAAATTGGTTGATAGTGCTTGATTTATGAGGTTTTTGTTAAAGTAGATACCAGGCTCAATCGTGACAACATTACCTTCTTTTAGTTTTTTGGCAAGACGCAGACGCTTCAATAGCGGTTTATCTGAACGTTTATATGTTTCATTGTAACCTACTAAATCCTCAGAGAGCCCCTCCATATCGTGAACATCCAGTCCCAGCATATGACCTAAACCGTGAGGATAGAATACAGATATAGCTGAACTTTCAATAATTGCATCTATACTGCCTTTTAAAACGCCAAGCTGTTTTAGCCCATCTGCTAATATCCCTGCAGCCAAAAGATGTAGATCTACAAAAGCCACATCCTCTTTTGCTCTCTTAATGGACTCTTCATTTGCTTTCTTTGCAATATCGTAGATTTCCTTTTTTGTCTGGCTGACAGAATCAACAAAGAAACTGCGGGTAATATCGCTTGAATAGAACTCACTGTTTTCTACACCTATATCAACTATCAAAATATCACCTTTTTTAAGTGTGTGGGAATAGCTGGTATTGTGCAGGATTGCTCCTTTTGTAGTGATAATTGGTGTAAATGATGGTGTTGTGTTGTTTTCTATCGCTACTTTTACCATTTCCGCTAATAGTTGTTTTTCACTGATACCATCTTTTGCAAATTCTTTAATTCTATCAAAAATTTTAGCAGTTGTTTTGATTGAGTTTTCTATCTGCTTAACCTCCACCTCTTCCTTTATTGACCTTAGTTCAATGATAGCTTTTGTGAGTTTAATGCTTGAGAGATTTTCTACTTGTCTAAAGTCTATATCAAGCAGTGATGCTATTTTTAAGATTACATTATTTCTGATGGGCTTGGGGTAATATATCTGCTTGCTATGATGGTTTTTTAAAAAGGCTTGAAGTTTATCAAAGGGTAGTATGTTTTTTACACCACTTCGGTTTATAATGTAATCCTGTGTTAATGCGTTATCCATCCACAACCTATCCTCATCTGTTGGAAAGTTTATAAATAGGTATTCTGAGTCATCTGAAATATCTATTACAGCAGCAACAGAAGGAATATTTAGTCCAAAGAAGTATAAAAATGAACTATCCTGTCTGAAAGGATAGGGGTTTGCTTTAAAATTGTAAGCTACATCGTCGTTGCCTACAAACAGCAGCAAGCAGTTTTCATTTTTAAAGTATTGTTTGAGTTTGTTTCTCCTTGTAGTGAAAACTTCTTTACCAAACATATCTACTCCACAAGCAGTATGCCATATAGTACGGGTTCTTTAAAGTTGATTTCAGTTATACTTGAAAGCTCTATACCTATGGCATCTATTGAAGGTCTCAAAAATTCCCTTTTTGTACAGATGCCGTTTGTTTCAAAATTACAATCTGAACATATATTGCATGAGCCAGGAAAAAGTGCAAGGGCGTATATGTATGAATGTTTAAAAAACTCCTTTTCCTTTTTAAGCAGGAAAAACAGGATTTTTCTTTTTTCATTTTCAAAATCATTCATGTCTATTTCAAACTTAAATAGGATAGCTTTATGGTAATGCTTAAGTAGTTCTTTTGTTTGAGTGTAGTCTGGGGCAAAAGGAGGGCATCCTGCCCTTTTTGAGTAGTTTGAGCAGCTAAAGCATTTCCATACAGGTCTTGGAGAAACAACAATATTTGATGCAACTATCGTTTTTTCAAAAATCAGTTTCACTCTCATATTATACGCCTATGATTCTTGCTATTCAATATCTGCTGTTGTTGATTTTTTTAACACCTCAGGGTATATTTTTCTAAAGCTTGCAGGCGGAGGATAATGATGAAGGGGTTTAGCTATTTTGCACCGCTAAGAATAATATTTGAAACAGGGGCAATAAATAAGATCGGTCAGGTATGCGCAAGAAACGGCAGGCGGGTTTTGCTTGTAGTGGGTAAAAATCACCTGTTTAGAAACGGTGTTATAGATGTTATTTTTGATGCATTTAAGAGAGTCGAAAAAATAGAGGAGATTGAAGTTTTTAATGAGACACCTCAAAATCCGGATAGTGAGTCTGTTGAGAAGGCAAAGCAATTGATTTTATCAAAACAGCTGGATATTGTTGTGGCTGTAGGTGGTGGCTCTGCAATGGATCTTGCAAAGGCAGCCTCAATATGCGCAAAAAACAATTTAAATTTTATAGATGTTTATAAGCATCCACGGCTTCCCCTTCTGGATGCCTATCCTATTGTTTGTTCGCCAACCACATCAGGCTCAGGCAGTGAGGTAACAAAATATGCAGTAATTAACGAAAACAGCTTAAAGATCAAAGTGGCAATAGGCTCAGAGGCGCTGTTTCCCAGGGTTTCATTAATTGATCCACAACTAACATACACGATGCCCAAAGAGGTTATTGCGAACACGGGATTTGATGCACTATCCCATGCAATAGAGGCGTTTAGCTCAAAATCATCATCGCCCATCACTGATGCCTACTGCAGAGAGG containing:
- a CDS encoding glycosyltransferase family 9 protein, translated to MKLLLIRFSSLGDIIQSTALAYFIKSHYPALKLYFATKEEFAGILKDQSYIDKLFLLKDSNIKDLAEAIKAVDIILDLQKNPKSLTLSHLVEAKIKKTADKHSFYRRLLVVNKTLAGIFKRKTQDNIEDQFRLLGINSENALPRIEVNKQQKIHAIGMGVGAKWQTKIWPKEYYRALAHLIVKNLSFEVWLFGSKEEKTIAEFVKNNNSKIINFAGKLSISETAKKMASTIAFVSNDSALMHLGVALNIPVIAIFGPTVKEFGFAPRGRSIVIEKQLSCRPCSLHGSNSCRRGDLACMKLITPIEVFSRLLELLNDKVSYK
- the waaF gene encoding lipopolysaccharide heptosyltransferase II yields the protein MSKRYLIIQTAFLGDAILTEPLIETIKHNDRDAFIGIVVIPSNVDVFSLNPKVDVIIPYDKHGEDNGFLGLKKLVSTIRGYRFDYLIAPHTSFRTSTIAFFSKIPTRIGFKEADLSFVYTHRIKKPAGVHEVEKNLELLEPLNFKEYINEIRLYWSAENKRFIEGIFEAYSINSSDKIIVINPSSVWPTKRWPKEYFKEVAEELTKKGYWVVLIGTQNDIAIADFVKNNNDRIIDLTGKTRIKDLFYLIAWAKLLISNDSAPVHIASAFNTPTIEIYGPTVPEFGFYPLSSKSKIIQIENLPCRPCGKHGSVSCKQKHFKCMRDIKPHVVIDTALQLL
- a CDS encoding aminopeptidase P family protein, encoding MFGKEVFTTRRNKLKQYFKNENCLLLFVGNDDVAYNFKANPYPFRQDSSFLYFFGLNIPSVAAVIDISDDSEYLFINFPTDEDRLWMDNALTQDYIINRSGVKNILPFDKLQAFLKNHHSKQIYYPKPIRNNVILKIASLLDIDFRQVENLSSIKLTKAIIELRSIKEEVEVKQIENSIKTTAKIFDRIKEFAKDGISEKQLLAEMVKVAIENNTTPSFTPIITTKGAILHNTSYSHTLKKGDILIVDIGVENSEFYSSDITRSFFVDSVSQTKKEIYDIAKKANEESIKRAKEDVAFVDLHLLAAGILADGLKQLGVLKGSIDAIIESSAISVFYPHGLGHMLGLDVHDMEGLSEDLVGYNETYKRSDKPLLKRLRLAKKLKEGNVVTIEPGIYFNKNLINQALSTNLKEFINQKNLEELYSCGIRIEDDVLIKTDKAILLSKAIPK
- a CDS encoding iron-containing alcohol dehydrogenase; translation: MKGFSYFAPLRIIFETGAINKIGQVCARNGRRVLLVVGKNHLFRNGVIDVIFDAFKRVEKIEEIEVFNETPQNPDSESVEKAKQLILSKQLDIVVAVGGGSAMDLAKAASICAKNNLNFIDVYKHPRLPLLDAYPIVCSPTTSGSGSEVTKYAVINENSLKIKVAIGSEALFPRVSLIDPQLTYTMPKEVIANTGFDALSHAIEAFSSKSSSPITDAYCREAISIIGVHLPQAFNKNKESMDNMSLAAMFAGMALNVGRASLPHALEHALSAYNPSLPHGLGLSMVMPGFLKRAYRCNLEKFAQVAYLLGEDISNKKLDDAAKLCVDAVEKLKSRIGLNKNLKDFGFDKKTVDEMVENTLWTMEHGIKNSPCEFSVNDIKNIYYEALEE
- a CDS encoding DUF2284 domain-containing protein; protein product: MKLIFEKTIVASNIVVSPRPVWKCFSCSNYSKRAGCPPFAPDYTQTKELLKHYHKAILFKFEIDMNDFENEKRKILFFLLKKEKEFFKHSYIYALALFPGSCNICSDCNFETNGICTKREFLRPSIDAIGIELSSITEINFKEPVLYGILLVE